In Primulina huaijiensis isolate GDHJ02 unplaced genomic scaffold, ASM1229523v2 scaffold20025, whole genome shotgun sequence, the following are encoded in one genomic region:
- the LOC140966097 gene encoding microtubule-associated protein 70-2-like isoform X2, translated as MNEERKTLDRELARAKVTANRVASVVANDKVMPLKQWLEERRFLGEMQQLRDNLAITERTAKSEVQLKEKYQLRQEFLKRL; from the exons ATGAAT GAGGAAAGAAAAACTCTTGATAGAGAGCTAGCTCGTGCAAAAGTAACAGCAAATAGGGTGGCAAGTGTTGTGGCTAATGACAAGGTGATGCCTTTGAAACAATGGCTTGAAGAAAGAAGATTCTTG GGTGAGATGCAGCAACTAAGAGACAATCTAGCTATTACTGAGAGAACTGCCAAGTCTGAAGTCCAGTTGAAA GAAAAATATCAACTTCGTCAAGAGTTCTTGAAGAGACTTTAA
- the LOC140966097 gene encoding microtubule-associated protein 70-1-like isoform X1 encodes MTPIEAILAPLEAEIKLVWQEIAQLQDDNKAMDRLTKLKEAALLEAERTVQVALTKASMVDDLQNKNQELIKQIDIWQEEYKILDRIHRQKVAEVERLTQTVHDLKRLFLLVALLPMLCGIINVKFRR; translated from the exons ATGACTCCAATCGAAGCTATCTTGGCCCCCTTGGAAGCTGAGATCAAGCTTGTTTGGCAGGAG ATTGCACAGCTGCAGGATGATAACAAAGCGATGGACCGGCTTACTAAGTTGAAAGAGGCTGCTCTACTGGAAGCAGAGAGAACTGTGCAGGTTGCATTGACGAAGGCTTCTATGGTGGATGATCTCCAAAACAAGAACCAAGAATTGATTAAACAGATTGACATATGGCAG GAAGAGTATAAGATTTTAGACAGAATACACCGCCAGAAGGTTGCAGAGGTGGAAAGGCTTACTCAAACTGTGCATGACTTGAAGAGGCTGTTCTTGCTTGTGGCACTGCTGCCAATGCTGTGCGGGATTATCAACGTAAAGTTCAGGAGATGA